The nucleotide window AGTTGCAGTACACCTCGGGTAAAGGGTAGGCAGATTCCCAAAGTGGAATCGTGATTGTCTACCCTTTATCTTTGTTCCCAGGGTAATTGATTCATTTTGTTCGGACATGAGCCGCGTTATTTGTCACAGGTTTCTGTTTTTAGTAACTGTTTAGGTAGGTGTAGAAATAAAATGGAGAATATAGTATAGTAATAATAGTATACTTAGATAGATAATAAACATTTTTAGAAAGGGAGTTAAGTGGCCTTGAAGTTTTCGACACGAGCGCGGTACGGCCTGCGCGCTATGGTAGATCTGGCTCAAAACTACACCCCCAACGAACCTATCGCGCTCGTCCGGGTTGCGGAAAGAGAAGGAATATCCGAGGGGTATTTGGAACAGCTGGTGACTTTCTTGCGCAAGGGGGGACTGGTTCGGAGTGTGCGGGGAGCTCAGGGAGGCTATCTACTTACCCGGGAACCGGCCCGGATTACGGTCGGTGAAGTGATCAGGTGTCTGGAAGGGGCTTTGGGGCCGACCGATTGTGTCAGCGAAGATGATCCGGAATCATGTGTGCGTGCCGACACTTGCCCGACAAGGATAATGTGGGAAAGAATCAGAGATTCTATTGCTCATGTTTTGGACAGCACCACATTGGAAGACCTGTGCCAAGAAGCTGAAAAGATACGTCTTTCGCGAGAAGCTAATATGTACTATATCTAGATCTAGCGTTAGTATTTAGGGGAATAACCGGACACCTGCATAAATAATTATAAAGGATAATAATATTAGTTCCATCAACAGTAAAGCAATTGGTTAAATTATGTATGGAGAGGTTAATAATGTTTAGTCAACTTAGAAGGTATATCAGGAGTATTATGCGGCGCGATCCCGCCGCCAAGTCCGCGTTGGAAGTAATTCTTTGTTATCCGGGTTTTCACGCCGTAGTCATACACCGGGTGGCGCATTTTTTTTATCGGCATGGTTGGTTTTTAACGGCCAGGTTAATTTCACAGTTTGCGCGTTTTCTCACCGCTATTGAAATTCACCCCGGGGCGAAAATAAGCGAAGGTTTATTTATCGACCACGGAGGGGGAGTAGTGATTGGTGAGACTGCCGAGATAGGTAGGAATGTTACTATTTATCAGGGAGTAACCCTGGGTGGAACTGGAAAAGAAAAAGAAAAGAGGCACCCCACCATTGGTGATAACGTCGTGATCAGTACCGGCGCCAAGGTGCTTGGCTCGTTTACCGTGGGAGACAATTCCAGGATTGGGGCCGGTTCAGTTGTTTTAAAGGCTGTTCCGCCGAACAGCACGGTGGTCGGTGTCCCAGGCAAAGTTGTAGCCCGGAACGGCCAGAAATTGGCGCTAGTTGATGAAGCCGATATTGATTTGCGGCACGACCTGCTTCCCGACCCCGTAGCGGAAATGATGTCAAACATGCAGGCGAATATTGAATTGCTTGAACAACGGGTTAAAGCGCTGGAAAACAAGGACTAATTGTATAAATACTCCCGGGTAAGGGGCAGGTCGTTGTTCAACCCATTCGAGAATAGAATCTGGTGAACATTTAAGCCGCTGACACGGAAAGAAGAGGCGCAGGAACGAAGGTACAGGCGCCACATCCGCACAAAACGTTCATCGTACATGTCCCGTATTTTGTCGGTGTGTTTATCAAATCCTTCCGCCCAGCGCTCCAGTGTCATGGCGTAATGCATCCGTAAACTTTCTATATCTAAAACATGAAAATCATAATCGGGCAATAGACTGATTACTTCGCGCAAGGAAGGGATATACCCCCCGGGGAAAATATACTTTTTTATCCAACCATTGACCGGCCCTTCTTTGGTATGCGTTATAGTATGAAGCAAGGCTAAGCCGCCTTCTTTCAGGAGTTTTTTCAATGTCATCATGAACTGGGGATAGTTTGCCTGACCAACATGTTCGAACATCCCGACGCTGGCAATTTTGTCAAAAGCAAGCCCTTTACCGGCCAGTTCCCGGTAATCCATCAACTCGACTTCCACCTGATCTTTAAGACCCAGTTCCGTAATCCGGCGCTGGGTTTCCTGATATTGTTCACGGCTCAAGGTGATTCCCACCGCTTTTGCCCCGTAAATCTGGGCGGCGCGGAGAATCAGCCATCCCCAGCCGCTGCCGATGTCAAGAAGAATTTCCCCGGGGCGCAACTGTAACTTTTTCAGCACGTGGTCAATTTTTTGAATTTGGGCTTGAGTCAGGGAATCTTCAGCATTTTGGAAATAAGCGCAAGAATAACTCATTGTTTCATCCAGCCAGAGGGAGAAAAAATCATTGCCTAAATCGTAATGATGCCGGATGTTTTCCTTTTGTTCGCGTAAGGAAGCTGAATGCGTCCGGCGTGAAAAGATTTTGGTCAGGATTTGCCGGCCCCGGTTTTCCCCGTTTAACTCCATACTGGAGCCGACCAGTTTGATGATATCGTCCAGATCCCCGGTGATATCAATCAAACCGTCCATGTAAGCCTCACCAAACGCCAGCACCGGGTCTTTAAGCATTTGCTTGTAAGGAATTTTTCCGTGAAAAATCACCTTAACGGAAGGAGTATCACCGCCGTAGTGTTCAGTCGTACCGTCCCAATAGGAAACTTCAAAAGCGCCGGCCTTAGCCTGGTTGAATAAATTTTGGAGCAAACGCTTTTGCATGAACCGTCACCTTCCATATTAGTAACAAAATTTAGGTTTCCCGCTGTCAGTCTCCTTTATGTGTTCCCAAAGCGTTCGAGATAAATTCTTGAATTGCCTTAAAATATTGCCTTAAGCCCACGTACATAATATCGTTATGGCCCGCGTCAGGGATGGTAACCAGTGTCTTGCTGGTAGTCCCTAAATTTTCATATAGGTCCAAGGCTTCTTCATATGGAACAATATAATCATCTTTTCCGTGAATAACTAAAACAGGTATTGAAATATTTTTAACCAAATCCAGGCATTCCTGATCAAACTGGCGCAGGGTAACTTCTTTGGGGAAGTGGTCAAGGTGTTTCATGATTCTGACCACGTTGGCAAAACCGCTTTCAATAATCATACCCTTAATTGCATCCGGGTATTGATTAGCCAGTTCCAAGGCGGAAATGCTGCCTAAGGACCTGCCCATCACCCATAATTCTTGCTGGAAACCACGGTTCGATATTTCTCTTGTTGCAGCTGTAAATATGGATTTTGCGTCATGACACACATTAGTAAAGGAAGGAGTGCCTCCGCTGGCGCCATATCCGCGGTAGTCCGCCACCACCAGGTTAAGTCCCAGTTGGTTGTAAACCGGCGCGATATCATCGTAGTCGCTGACCACTTCCCCGTTGCCGTGAAAGTATATAACCCAGGGTTGGTTGGCGCCGCCGACGTAAAAGCGGGTCGATACAAAAACGTCTTTATCCACCGGTACGTTCAAATCAAAGGCGTTTTCCGGACATGGGCTAAAATCTTTACGCGGATAGAAAATCAGATTTAATATCGGAGGCAAATCAATCAGTGTGTAATCCGGCATAATACTTTCAACTCCCAAAAATGTTAATTCATACTGGTATTTTTAAAATCATGGTACTAAAATATAACAAGGAATTCAAGGACTAATCATCGAAAATTCAATTTACCGCGGCATTAGAAAATATTCATTGGCAGTACCGGTTAAGGAGATGAAAAAAACGCGAAAATTAAAAACGACATTGAATAATAACGGTATACTTCTGGAAGCCTGCCTGGACATGCCTGACGCGCCCGGCGGTCCATGCCCGGGGGTGGTGTTATGCCATCCCGACCCGCGTTACGGCGGTGACATGACTAACAATATAATTATGGCGGTTAGCTGGGCGCTTACCGAGAAGGGAATTGCCGGCATGCGCTACAATTCCCGCGGCGTCGGCCGGAGCCGGGGTTTTTTTGGCGGGGGCGTGCCGGAGCAGGATGATGCCCGGGCTGCTTTATCTTTTCTTGTCCAACAGAAAGAAATCGATTCAGGCCGGATTGGTATCATGGGGTACTCTTTTGGCGGAAGAATTGCTTTGCCGGTAGGCGGCGGCTGCAATGAAATCAAAGCGATCGCCGGCGTGTCCCCGGTTGTTCCGCCGGATGTTCTGATTGATTGCGCAAAGCCCAAGTTGATCGTCTGCGGCTCGGAGGACGATGTTGTTTCTACCAGTCTGGTTTTGCAGGAAGCCGCCAAAATGAGCGAGCCCAAGACCGTTGAGGTGATTCCCAATGTTGACCATTTCTGGTGGGGCTATGAGGAAAAAGTAGCGGAGCTGGTGGCGGAATTTTTTGTGAACGCACTAGGCCGGTCCGGTTGAGGGCGGGTTTTTAAAGTTTATTGATCCCGATAAAAATTAATAGGACCCCGAGTATGACTGTTGCCATTCCGGCCGGTGATATTTTCCCGGCGAGGCCGATCAAACCAAGGCTGGTTACAGCAATAAACACCGTGGGTCCCACCAGCGCCAGCGCGGCGTTTATTTTAAACGCGGTTTCCACCCGCCCGTATTTCAACATCAACATAGCCGCCGTAAATTCGATAGTGGCGGACAGCACTCTAATACCCGCCATGCCAAAAACGATTTTTTCCGTGATGAAAAACAGTAGATTCACCTCCACCTTAGAGCTTACATAGATTTCATATGCTCCAGGGGCGGCTTAAATGACTGTTCTTAATAAATTCTCTTTAGGCGGCTAACTGTCCGCTGTTTCCCGGCCTGCCGGCACGGCGACCAGCATACCCACCACGCCCAGTGCCGCTGCGAAGAACATTACTCCGCGGTAACCCCATCCCTG belongs to Pelotomaculum isophthalicicum JI and includes:
- a CDS encoding RrF2 family transcriptional regulator, translating into MKFSTRARYGLRAMVDLAQNYTPNEPIALVRVAEREGISEGYLEQLVTFLRKGGLVRSVRGAQGGYLLTREPARITVGEVIRCLEGALGPTDCVSEDDPESCVRADTCPTRIMWERIRDSIAHVLDSTTLEDLCQEAEKIRLSREANMYYI
- the cysE gene encoding serine O-acetyltransferase — translated: MFSQLRRYIRSIMRRDPAAKSALEVILCYPGFHAVVIHRVAHFFYRHGWFLTARLISQFARFLTAIEIHPGAKISEGLFIDHGGGVVIGETAEIGRNVTIYQGVTLGGTGKEKEKRHPTIGDNVVISTGAKVLGSFTVGDNSRIGAGSVVLKAVPPNSTVVGVPGKVVARNGQKLALVDEADIDLRHDLLPDPVAEMMSNMQANIELLEQRVKALENKD
- a CDS encoding SAM-dependent methyltransferase, which produces MQKRLLQNLFNQAKAGAFEVSYWDGTTEHYGGDTPSVKVIFHGKIPYKQMLKDPVLAFGEAYMDGLIDITGDLDDIIKLVGSSMELNGENRGRQILTKIFSRRTHSASLREQKENIRHHYDLGNDFFSLWLDETMSYSCAYFQNAEDSLTQAQIQKIDHVLKKLQLRPGEILLDIGSGWGWLILRAAQIYGAKAVGITLSREQYQETQRRITELGLKDQVEVELMDYRELAGKGLAFDKIASVGMFEHVGQANYPQFMMTLKKLLKEGGLALLHTITHTKEGPVNGWIKKYIFPGGYIPSLREVISLLPDYDFHVLDIESLRMHYAMTLERWAEGFDKHTDKIRDMYDERFVRMWRLYLRSCASSFRVSGLNVHQILFSNGLNNDLPLTREYLYN
- a CDS encoding alpha/beta hydrolase, which codes for MPDYTLIDLPPILNLIFYPRKDFSPCPENAFDLNVPVDKDVFVSTRFYVGGANQPWVIYFHGNGEVVSDYDDIAPVYNQLGLNLVVADYRGYGASGGTPSFTNVCHDAKSIFTAATREISNRGFQQELWVMGRSLGSISALELANQYPDAIKGMIIESGFANVVRIMKHLDHFPKEVTLRQFDQECLDLVKNISIPVLVIHGKDDYIVPYEEALDLYENLGTTSKTLVTIPDAGHNDIMYVGLRQYFKAIQEFISNALGTHKGD
- a CDS encoding alpha/beta hydrolase, coding for MKKTRKLKTTLNNNGILLEACLDMPDAPGGPCPGVVLCHPDPRYGGDMTNNIIMAVSWALTEKGIAGMRYNSRGVGRSRGFFGGGVPEQDDARAALSFLVQQKEIDSGRIGIMGYSFGGRIALPVGGGCNEIKAIAGVSPVVPPDVLIDCAKPKLIVCGSEDDVVSTSLVLQEAAKMSEPKTVEVIPNVDHFWWGYEEKVAELVAEFFVNALGRSG
- a CDS encoding YqhV family protein, producing the protein MFFITEKIVFGMAGIRVLSATIEFTAAMLMLKYGRVETAFKINAALALVGPTVFIAVTSLGLIGLAGKISPAGMATVILGVLLIFIGINKL